In Sciurus carolinensis chromosome 17, mSciCar1.2, whole genome shotgun sequence, one genomic interval encodes:
- the Itih4 gene encoding inter-alpha-trypsin inhibitor heavy chain H4 isoform X1 has translation MKVPVPVPICSIMLVLPLLLAVLQTVTAQKNGIHIYSLMVDSKVSSRFAHTVITSRVVNRADEAQEAIFDMELPKKAFITNFSMIIDGVTYPGNIKEKAAAQEQYSAAVARGESAGLVKATGRKTEQFQVSVSVAPAAKVTFELVYEELLKRQLGVYELLLKVRPQQLVKHLQMDIHIFEPQGIRFLETESTFMTNELADALTVSQNETKAHILFKPTLSQQQKSSGQQDKALDGNFIVRYDVNRTLSGGSIQIENGYFVHYFAPEDLPTMPKNVIFVIDKSGSMSGRKIEQTREALIKILSDLSPKDQFNLITFSSGATQWKPSLVPASPENVNKAKSYATGIQAAGGTNINDAMLMAVKLLESTNQAELLPEGSISFIILLTDGDPTVGETNPTSIQKNVREAIGGQYSLFCLGFGFDVSYAFLEKLALDNGGLARRIYEDSDSALQLQDFYQEVANPVLTKVAFQYTSNAVEEVTQDNFRLLFKGSEMVVAGKLRDKSPDVLSARVGGKMYMQNITFQTESNVAKQEEEFQSPKYIFHNFMERLWAYLTIQQQLEQMVSASEADSQAFKTRALNLSLKYNFVTPLTSMVITKPEGQEQSQVAEKPVEDDTRHENVNAGGHHLSRPGIGNRPFRITGSSSGYFRRGFRKQAIVHNAPPIDVGVARSPDILGQRGPPGDPHDFPSYSSRLRNSGDSAFSPQVVLEPRQVELDDTETQNKERIITEPTSASIQASPVLLTLPGPSNDTLCVDIKHSQGPMNLLSDPDQGIEVNGQYDTKKAGFHWIKVTFKNPQVQVLASPEHVVVTRNRRNSAYKWKETLFSVLPGLKMTMDKTGLLLLSGPDKVTIGLLSLDDPGKGLLLFLRDTDHFSSHVNGTLGQFYQDVSWEMTEVADDSQRTLRVQGKDFSVTRKLKMDYQEGLPGTEISCWSVEL, from the exons GATCATCGATGGTGTGACCTACCCAGGGAACATCAAGGAGAAGGCTGCAGCCCAGGAGCAGTACAGCGCAGCTGTGGCCAGAGGAGAGAGCGCCGGCCTGGTCAA GGCCACTGGGAGAAAGACGGAGCAGTTCCAGGTGTCAGTCAGTGTGGCTCCTGCTGCTAAGGTCACCTTCGAGCTGGTGTACGAGGAGCTGCTGAAGCGGCAACTGGGGGTGTATGAGCTGCTGCTCAAAGTGCGGCCCCAGCAGCTGGTGAAGCACCTGCAG ATGGACATTCACATCTTTGAGCCTCAGGGCATCCGTTTCCTGGAGACAGAAAGCACCTTCATGACCAACGAGCTGGCAGATGCCCTCACTGTCTCCCAGAATGAGACCAAG GCTCACATCCTGTTCAAGCCAACACTGTCCCAGCAGCAAAAGTCTTCAGGTCAGCAGGACAAGGCCCTGGATGGCAACTTCATTGTGCGCTATGATGTGAACCGAACCCTCTCTGGAGGCTCCATTCAG ATTGAGAATGGCTACTTTGTGCACTACTTTGCTCCTGAGGATCTGCCCACAATGCCCAAGAATGTCATCTTTGTCATTGACAAGAGTGGCTCCATGAGTGGTAGGAAAATTGAACAG ACCCGGGAAGCCCTCATCAAGATCCTGAGTGACCTCAGCCCCAAAGACCAGTTCAACCTCATCACCTTCAGCAGCGGAGCAACCCAGTGGAAGCCATCACTGGTGCCAGCCTCTCCGGAGAATGTGAACAAGGCCAAGAGCTATGCCACCGGAATCCAGGCAGCAGGCG GGACCAACATCAATGATGCGATGCTGATGGCGGTGAAGCTGCTGGAGAGTACCAACCAGGCCGAACTGCTGCCCGAAGGGAGCATCTCCTTCATCATCCTGCTCACTGATGGCGACCCCACCGTGG GGGAGACCAATCCCACAAGCATCCAAAAGAATGTTCGCGAAGCCATAGGTGGCCAGTACAGCCTCTTCTGCCTGGGCTTTGGCTTCGACGTCAGCTATGCCTTCCTGGAGAAGCTGGCGCTAGACAACGGTGGCCTGGCTCGGCGCATCTATGAGGACTCGGACTCTGCCCTGCAGCTCCAG GACTTCTACCAGGAGGTAGCCAACCCAGTGCTGACAAAGGTGGCCTTCCAGTACACAAGCAATGCTGTGGAAGAGGTCACACAGGACAACTTCCGTCTGCTCTTCAAGGGCTCAGAGATGGTGGTGGCTGGCAAGCTCCGAGATAAGAGCCCTGATGTGCTGTCGGCCAGAGTCGGTGGGAAGATG TACATGCAGAACATCACCTTCCAAACTGAGTCCAACGTGGCCAAGCAAGAGGAGGAGTTCCAGAGCCCCAAGTACATCTTCCACAACTTCATGGAGAGACTCTGGGCATACCTGACTATCCAGCAGCAGCTGGAGCAGAT GGTTTCAGCATCAGAAGCTGACTCACAGGCCTTCAAGACCCGAGCTCTGAATTTGTCACTCAAATACAACTTTGTCACTCCTCTCACCTCTATGGTGATCACCAAACCTGAAGGCCAAGAACAGTCTCAAGTTGCTGAGAAGCCTGTGGAAGATG ATACTAGACATGAGAACGTCAATGCAGGAG GCCACCATCTTTCCAGACCCGGTATAGGAAACCGACCGTTCCGAATAACAG GAAGCAGCTCCGGATATTTCAGAAGAGGATTCAGAAAGCAAG caataGTTCACAACGCCCCACCAATTGATGTTGGAGTTGCCCGCTCCCCCGACATATTGGGACAACGGGGACCACCTGGGGATCCTCACGATTTTCCTTCTTATTCCTCCCGATTACGGAACTCAGGGGACTCAGCATTCT CGCCACAAGTGGTCTTAGAGCCTCGTCAAGTTGAGTTGGATGATACGGAAACACAAAACAAAG aaagaATCATTACAGAACCAACCTCAG CCTCCATCCAGGCTTCTCCTGTCCTCCTGACACTGCCTGGACCCAGCAATGACACGCTCTGTGTGGACATCAAGCACTCCCAGGGACCCATGAACCTGCTGTCAGACCCTGACCAAG GGATTGAGGTAAATGGCCAGTATGATACAAAGAAGGCTGGGTTCCACTGGATCAAGGTGACCTTCAAGAATCCCCAAGTGCAGGTCCTCGCATCCCCTGAACACGTGGTTGTGACTCGGAACCGAAGGAACTCTGCATACAAGTGGAAGGAGACGTTATTCTCGGTGTTGCCTGG CCTAAAGATGACCATGGACAAGACGGGGCTCTTGCTACTCAGTGGCCCGGACAAAGTCACCATCGGCCTGTTGTCCTTGGATGACCCTGGGAAGGGGCTCCTGCTCTTTCTGCGGGACACCGACCATTTCTCCAGCCACGTCAACGGGACCCTCG GCCAGTTTTACCAGGACGTGTCGTGGGAGATGACAGAAGTGGCAGACGACAGCCAACGGACACTGAGGGTTCAGGGAAAGGACTTCTCTGTCACCAG AAAGCTCAAGATGGATTACCAAGAGGGGCTCCCAGGCACAGAGATTTCTTGCTGGTCTGTGGAGCTGTAG